One window of the Plasmodium vivax chromosome 2, whole genome shotgun sequence genome contains the following:
- a CDS encoding N-acetyltransferase, putative (encoded by transcript PVX_081310A), whose amino-acid sequence MTSYQYLSYVDLYKINNVNLDPFTEVFNDKFYLRYIYKWPHMNIVTKEIDGHISGYIIGKEEGLGADYHGHVTALSIEEDSRRTGKGVDLMNEFEKISRGIHMAKFVDLFVRITNEPAINMYRKLGYVVNEEIVNYYCGNESALDMRKYLDVPAAACVK is encoded by the exons ATGACCAGCTACCAGTACCTCAGCTACGTAGATCTCTATAAAATCAATAACGTCAATTTGGACCCTTTCACGGAGGTCTTCAACGATAAATTTTACCTCCGCTACATTTACAAGTGGCCCCACATGAACATCGTCACCAAGGAGATCGACGGACATATCAGCGGCTACATCATAG GCAAAGAAGAAGGCCTGGGAGCAGACTACCACGGACACGTGACGGCCTTATCAATCGAAGAGGACAGTCGCAGAACCGGCAAGGGTGTAGACCTAATGAATGAGTTTGAAAAGATTTCCAGAGGAATCCACATGGCCAAATTTGTAGATCTCTTTGTCCGCATCACCAACGAGCCGGCCATCAACATGTATAGGAAGCTCGGCTACGTCGTCAACGAGGAGATTGTGAATTATTACTGCGGCAATGAGAGCGCCCTGGACATGCGCAAGTACCTGGACGTGCCGGCGGCCGCCTGCGTGAAGTGA
- a CDS encoding tubulin-specific chaperone a, putative (encoded by transcript PVX_081315A): MENTAAHLRLLKINHGAVRRLLKELTYYEKEEGDLRAKVSSLKEQNKPAAEITRAQEMLKETERVVPHIRSSLQGSLKKLCSHIYEHFSSVLLTDEKTVQFCATHSEETLKEMLSTHYEEICKEVDALNETLGKVLLYMKQDALPVCTPPPSAAVPLSCDEPIECVDI, encoded by the exons ATGGAAAACACCGCTGCGCATTTGCGGCTGCTCAAAATAAACCACGGAGCCGTCCGCAGGCTCCTCAAGGAGCTAACCTACTacgagaaggaggagggcgACCTGCGCGCCAAAGTGAGCTCCCTCAAG GAGCAGAACAAACCCGCCGCAGAAATCACCCGCGCGCAGGAAATGCTTAAAGAAACGGAGCGGGTTGTGCCCCACATAAGGTCTTCCCTACAAGGCAGCCTAAAGAAGCTCTGCAGCCACATCTACGAGCATTTTTCGAGTGTACTTCTAACAGATGAGAAGACGGTTCAGTTCTGTGCCACTCATTCGGAGGAGACGTTGAAGGAGATGCTCTCGACTCACTATGAGGAGATTTGCAAAGAAGTGGATGCACTGAACGAGACGTTGGGGAAGGTCCTATTGTATATGAAGCAGGACGCCCTCCCCGTGTGCACCCCGCCCCCCAGCGCGGCTGTTCCCCTCTCGTGCGATGAGCCCATCGAGTGCGTGGACATATAA